In Kogia breviceps isolate mKogBre1 chromosome 19, mKogBre1 haplotype 1, whole genome shotgun sequence, a single genomic region encodes these proteins:
- the MED1 gene encoding mediator of RNA polymerase II transcription subunit 1 isoform X3, with the protein MYLALQSLEQDLSKMAVMYWKATNAGPLDKILHGSVGYLTPRSGGHLMNLKYYASPSDLLDDKTTSPIILHENNVPRSLGMNASVTIEGTSAMYKLPIAPLIMGSHPVDNKWTPSFSSITSANSVDLPACFFLKFPQPIPVSRAFVQKLQNCTGIPLFETQPTYVPLYELITQFELSKDPDPIPLNHNMRFYAALPGQQHCYFLNKDAPLPDGRSLQGTLVSKITFQHPGRVPLILNLIRHQVAYNTLIGSCVKRTILKEDSPGLLQFEVCPLSESRFSISFQHPVNDSLVCVVMDVQDSTHVSCKLYKGLSDALICTDDFIAKVVQRCMSIPVTMRAIRRKAETIQADTPALSLIAETVEDMVKKNLPPASSPGYGMTTGNNPMSGTTTPTNTFPGGPITTLFNMSMSIKDRHESVGHGEDFSKVSQNPILTSLLQITGNGGSTIGSSPTPPHHTPPPVSSMAGNTKNHPMLMNLLKDNPAQDFSTLYGSSPLERQNSSSGSPRMEMCSGSNKAKKKKSSRLPPDKPKHQTEDDFQRELFSMDVDSQNPIFDVNMTADTLDTPHITPAPSQCSTPPTTYPQPVPHPQSSIQRMVRLSSSDSIGPDVTDILSDIAEEASKLPSTSDDCPPIGTPVRDSSSSGHSQSALFDPDVFQANNNENPYTDPADLIADAAGSPSSDSPTNHFFPDGVDFNPDLLNSQSQSGFGEEYFDESSQSGDNDDFKGFTSQALNTLGVPMLGGDNGETKFKGNSQADTVDFSIIAVAGKALGPTDLMEHHSGSQSPLLTTGDLGKEKTQKRVKEGNGTSNSSLSGPGLDSKPGKRSRTPSNDGKSKDKPPKRKKADTEGKSPSHSSSNRPFTPPTSTGGSKSPGSSGRSQTPPGVATPPIPKITIQIPKGTVMVGKPSSHSQYTSSGSVSSSGSKSHHSHSSSSSASNSGKMKSSKSEGSSSSKLSSSIYSSQGSSGSSQSKNSSQSGGKPGSSPITKHGLSSGSSSTKMKPQGKPSSLMNPSLSKPNISPSHSRPPGGSDKLASPMKPVPGTPPSSKAKSPISSGSGGSHMSGTSSSTGMKSSSGLGSSGSLSQKTPPSSNSCTASSSSFSSSGSSMSSSQNQHGSSKGKSPSRNKKPSLTAVIDKLKHGVVTSGPGGEDPMDGQVGVSTNSSSHPVSSKHNMSGGEFQGKREKSDKDKSKVSTLGGSVDSSKKTSESKNVGSTGVAKIIISKHDGGSPSIKAKVTLQKPGESSGEGLRPQMASSKNYGSPLISGSTPKHERGSPSHSKSPAYTPQNLDSESESGSSIAEKSYQNSPSSDDGIRPLPEYSTEKHKKHKKEKKKVKDKDRDRDRDKDRDKKKSHSIKPESWSKSPISSDQSLSMTSNTILSTDRPSRLSPDFMIGEEDDDLMDVALIGN; encoded by the exons ATGTACTTGGCTCTCCAATCCTTAGAACAGGATCTATCTAAAATGGCAGTTATGTACTG GAAAGCAACCAATGCTGGTCCCTTGGATAAGATTCTTCATGGAAGTGTTGGCTATCTCACTCCAAGAAGTGGGG GTCATTTAATGAACTTGAAGTATTATGCCTCTCCTTCTGACCTGCTGGATGATAAGACTACATCCCCTATCATTTTGCATGAGAATAACG ttCCTCGATCTTTGGGCATGAATGCATCAGTGACAATCGAAGGAACATCTGCTATGTATAAACTCCCAATTGCACCATTAATTATGGGGTCACATCCAGTTGACAACAAATG gactccctccttctcctctatCACCAGTGCCAACAGTGTTGATCTTCCTGCCTGTTTCTTCTTGAAATTTCCCCAGCCAATCCCAGTATCTAGAGCATTTGTTCAGAAACTTCAGAACTGCACAG GAATTCCATTGTTTGAAACCCAACCAACTTATGTACCCCTTTATGAACTGATCACTCAATTTGAGCTGTCAAAGGACCCTGACCCTATACCTTTGAATCACAACATGCGATTTTATGCT GCTCTTCCAGGTCAGCAGCATTGCTATTTCCTTAACAAGGATGCTCCTCTTCCAGATGGTAGAAGTCTACAGGGAACCCTTGTTAGCAAAATCACCTTTCAGCACCCTGGCCGGGTTCCTCTTATCCTGAATCTGATCAGACACCAAGTGGCCTATAACACCCTAATTGGAAGCTGTGTCAAAAGGACTATTCTGAAAGAAG aCTCTCCTGGGCTCCTCCAATTTGAAGTGTGTCCCCTCTCAGAATCCCGTTTCAGCATATCTTTTCAGCACCCTGTGAATGACTCCCTGGTGTGTG tGGTAATGGATGTGCAGGACTCAACACATGTGAGCTGTAAACTCTACAAGGGGCTGTCAGATGCACTCATCTGCACAGATGACTTCATTGCCAAAGTTGTTCAAAG atgtatGTCCATCCCTGTGACGATGAGGGCTATTCGGAGGAAAGCTGAAACCATTCAGGCCGACACTCCAGCACTGTCCCTCATTGCAGAGACAGTTGAAGACATGGTGAAAAAGAACCTGCCCCCGGCTAGCAGCCCAGGGTATGGCATGACCACAGGCAACAACCCAATGAGTGGTACCACTACACCAACCAACACCTTTCCGGGGGGTCCCATTACCACCTTGTTTAATATGAGCATGAGCATCAAAGATCGGCATGAGTCGGTGGGCCATGGGGAGGACTTCAGCAAGGTATCTCAGAACCCAATTCTTACCAGTTTGTTGCAAATCACAGGGAACGGGGGGTCTACCATTGGCTCGAGTCCGACCCCTCCTCATCACACGCCGCCACCTGTCTCTTCGATGGCCGGCAACACCAAGAACCACCCGATGCTCATGAACCTTCTTAAAGATAATCCTGCCCAGGATTTCTCAACCCTTTATGGAAGCAGCCCTTTAGAAAGGCAGAACTCCTCTTCCGGCTCACCCCGGATGGAAATGTGCTCGGGAAGCAacaaggcaaagaaaaagaagtcatcAAGATTACCACCTGACAAACCCAAGCACCAGACTGAAGATGACTTTCAGAGGGAGCTATTTTCAATGGATGTTGACTCACAGAACCCTATCTTTGATGTCAACATGACAGCTGACACGCTGGATACGCCACACATCACTCCAGCTCCAAGCCAGTGTAGCACTCCCCCAACAACTTACCCACAACCAGTACCTCATCCCCAATCCAGTATTCAAAGGATGGTCCGACTGTCCAGTTCAGACAGCATTGGCCCGGATGTAACTGATATCCTTTCAGACATTGCAGAAGAAGCTTCTAAGCTTCCCAGCACTAGTGACGATTGTCCACCCATTGGCACCCCTGTTCGAGATTCTTCAAGCTCTGGGCATTCTCAGAGTGCCCTCTTTGACCCTGATGTCTTTCAAgccaataataatgaaaatccaTACACTGATCCAGCTGACCTTattgcagatgctgctggaagCCCCAGTAGTGACTCTCCTAccaatcatttttttcctgatggaGTAGATTTCAATCCTGATTTGTTGAACAGCCAGAGCCAAAGTGGTTTTGGAGAAGAATATTTTGATGAAAGCAGCCAAAGTGGAGATAATGATGATTTCAAAGGATTTACATCTCAGGCACTAAACACTTTGGGGGTGCCAATGCTTGGAGGTGATAATGGGGAGACTAAGTTTAAAGGCAATAGCCAAGCTGACACAGTTGATTTCAGTATAATAGCAGTGGCTGGTAAGGCTTTGGGTCCTACAGATCTTATGGAGCATCACAGTGGTAGCCAGAGTCCTTTATTGACCACTGGGGACTTAGGGAAAGAAAAGACTCAAAAGAGAGTAAAGGAAGGCAATGGCACCAGTAACAGTAGTCTATCAGGGCCAGGATTAGACAGCAAACCAGGGAAGCGCAGTCGAACCCCTTCTAATGATGGCAAAAGCAAAGATAAGCCTCCAAAACGGAAGAAGGCAGACACTGAGGGAAAGTCTCCATCTCACAGTTCTTCTAACCGACCTTTCACCCCACCTACTAGTACAGGTGGATCCAAATCTCCAGGCAGTTCAGGAAGATCTCAGACTCCCCCAGGTGTTGCCACACCACCCATTCCCAAAATCACTATTCAGATTCCTAAGGGAACCGTGATGGTGGGCAAGCCCTCCTCTCACAGTCAGTATACCAGCAGTGGTTCTGTGTCTTCCTCAGGAAGTAAAAGCCACCATAGCCATTCTTCCTCATCTTCTGCTTCCAACTCAGGCAAGATGAAAAGCAGTAAATCAGAAGGTTCATCAAGTTCCAAGTTAAGTAGCAGTATATATTCTAGCCAGGGGTCTTCGGGATCTAGCCAGTCCAAAAATTCATCCCAGTCTGGGGGGAAGCCTGGCTCCTCTCCTATTACCAAGCATGGACTGAGCAGTGGCTCCAGCAGCACCAAGATGAAACCTCAAGGGAAGCCATCATCACTTATGAATCCTTCTTTGAGTAAACCAAACATATCCCCTTCCCATTCAAGGCCACCTGGAGGCTCTGATAAGCTTGCCTCTCCAATGAAGCCTGTTCCTGGGACTCCCCCATCCTCTAAAGCCAAGTCTCCTATCAGTTCAGGTTCTGGTGGTTCTCACATGTCTGGAACTAGTTCAAGCACTGGCATGAAGTCATCTTCAGGGTTAGGATCTTCAGGCTCATTGTCTCAGAAAACTCCCCCATCATCTAACTCTTGTACAgcatcttcctcttccttttcctcaagTGGCTCTTCCATGTCATCCTCTCAGAACCAGCATGGGAGTTCCAAAGGGAAATCTCCCAGCAGAAATAAGAAGCCGTCCTTAACAGCTGTCATAGATAAACTGAAGCATGGGGTTGTCACCAGTGGCCCTGGGGGTGAAGACCCAATGGACGGCCAGGTGGGGGTGAGCACAAATTCTTCTAGCCATCCTGTCTCCTCCAAACATAACATGTCAGGAGGAGAGTTCCAGGGCAAGCGTGAGAAAAGTGATAAAGACAAATCAAAGGTTTCTACCCTGGGGGGCTCGGTGGATTCATCTAAGAAGACCTCAGAGTCCAAAAATGTGGGGAGCACGGGTGTGGCAAAAATTATCATCAGCAAGCATGATGGGGGATCCCCCAGCATTAAAGCCAAAGTGACTTTGCAGAAACCTGGGGAAAGTAGTGGAGAAGGGCTGAGGCCTCAGATGGCCTCTTCCAAAAACTATGGCTCTCCACTCATTAGTGGTTCCACTCCAAAGCATGAGCGTGGCTCTCCCAGTCATAGTAAGTCACCAG
- the MED1 gene encoding mediator of RNA polymerase II transcription subunit 1 isoform X1 produces MKAQGETEESEKLSKMSSLLERLHAKFNQNRPWSETIKLVRQVMEKRVVMSSGGHQHLVSCLETLQKALKVTSLPAMTDRLESIARQNGLGSHLSASGTECYITSDMFYVEVQLDPAGQLCDVKVAHHGENPVSCPELVQQLREKNFDEFSKHLKGLVNLYNLPGDNKLKTKMYLALQSLEQDLSKMAVMYWKATNAGPLDKILHGSVGYLTPRSGGHLMNLKYYASPSDLLDDKTTSPIILHENNVPRSLGMNASVTIEGTSAMYKLPIAPLIMGSHPVDNKWTPSFSSITSANSVDLPACFFLKFPQPIPVSRAFVQKLQNCTGIPLFETQPTYVPLYELITQFELSKDPDPIPLNHNMRFYAALPGQQHCYFLNKDAPLPDGRSLQGTLVSKITFQHPGRVPLILNLIRHQVAYNTLIGSCVKRTILKEDSPGLLQFEVCPLSESRFSISFQHPVNDSLVCVVMDVQDSTHVSCKLYKGLSDALICTDDFIAKVVQRCMSIPVTMRAIRRKAETIQADTPALSLIAETVEDMVKKNLPPASSPGYGMTTGNNPMSGTTTPTNTFPGGPITTLFNMSMSIKDRHESVGHGEDFSKVSQNPILTSLLQITGNGGSTIGSSPTPPHHTPPPVSSMAGNTKNHPMLMNLLKDNPAQDFSTLYGSSPLERQNSSSGSPRMEMCSGSNKAKKKKSSRLPPDKPKHQTEDDFQRELFSMDVDSQNPIFDVNMTADTLDTPHITPAPSQCSTPPTTYPQPVPHPQSSIQRMVRLSSSDSIGPDVTDILSDIAEEASKLPSTSDDCPPIGTPVRDSSSSGHSQSALFDPDVFQANNNENPYTDPADLIADAAGSPSSDSPTNHFFPDGVDFNPDLLNSQSQSGFGEEYFDESSQSGDNDDFKGFTSQALNTLGVPMLGGDNGETKFKGNSQADTVDFSIIAVAGKALGPTDLMEHHSGSQSPLLTTGDLGKEKTQKRVKEGNGTSNSSLSGPGLDSKPGKRSRTPSNDGKSKDKPPKRKKADTEGKSPSHSSSNRPFTPPTSTGGSKSPGSSGRSQTPPGVATPPIPKITIQIPKGTVMVGKPSSHSQYTSSGSVSSSGSKSHHSHSSSSSASNSGKMKSSKSEGSSSSKLSSSIYSSQGSSGSSQSKNSSQSGGKPGSSPITKHGLSSGSSSTKMKPQGKPSSLMNPSLSKPNISPSHSRPPGGSDKLASPMKPVPGTPPSSKAKSPISSGSGGSHMSGTSSSTGMKSSSGLGSSGSLSQKTPPSSNSCTASSSSFSSSGSSMSSSQNQHGSSKGKSPSRNKKPSLTAVIDKLKHGVVTSGPGGEDPMDGQVGVSTNSSSHPVSSKHNMSGGEFQGKREKSDKDKSKVSTLGGSVDSSKKTSESKNVGSTGVAKIIISKHDGGSPSIKAKVTLQKPGESSGEGLRPQMASSKNYGSPLISGSTPKHERGSPSHSKSPAYTPQNLDSESESGSSIAEKSYQNSPSSDDGIRPLPEYSTEKHKKHKKEKKKVKDKDRDRDRDKDRDKKKSHSIKPESWSKSPISSDQSLSMTSNTILSTDRPSRLSPDFMIGEEDDDLMDVALIGN; encoded by the exons ATGAAGGCTCAGGGGGAAACCGAGG AGTCGGAAAAGCTGAGTAAGATGAGTTCTCTCTTGGAACGGCTCCATGCAAAATTTAACCAAAATAGACCTTGGAGTGAAACCATTAAGCTTGTGCGTCAAGTCATG GAGAAGAGGGTTGTGATGAGTTCTGGAGGGCACCAACATTTGGTCAGCTGTTTGGAGACGCTGCAGAAAGCTCTCAAAG TAACATCTTTACCAGCAATGACTGACCGTTTGGAGTCTATAGCAAGACAGAATGG ACTGGGCTCTCATCTCAGTGCCAGTGGCACTGAATGTTACATCACGTCAGATATGTTCTATGTGGAAGTGCAGTTAGATCCTGCAGGACAGCTTTGTGATGTAAaagtggctcaccatggggagaATCCTGTG aGCTGTCCAGAGCTTGTACAACAGCTAAG ggaaaaaaattttgatgaattttcTAAGCACCTTAAGGGTCTTGTTAATCTTTATAACCTTCCAGGGGACaa CAAACTAAAGACTAAAATGTACTTGGCTCTCCAATCCTTAGAACAGGATCTATCTAAAATGGCAGTTATGTACTG GAAAGCAACCAATGCTGGTCCCTTGGATAAGATTCTTCATGGAAGTGTTGGCTATCTCACTCCAAGAAGTGGGG GTCATTTAATGAACTTGAAGTATTATGCCTCTCCTTCTGACCTGCTGGATGATAAGACTACATCCCCTATCATTTTGCATGAGAATAACG ttCCTCGATCTTTGGGCATGAATGCATCAGTGACAATCGAAGGAACATCTGCTATGTATAAACTCCCAATTGCACCATTAATTATGGGGTCACATCCAGTTGACAACAAATG gactccctccttctcctctatCACCAGTGCCAACAGTGTTGATCTTCCTGCCTGTTTCTTCTTGAAATTTCCCCAGCCAATCCCAGTATCTAGAGCATTTGTTCAGAAACTTCAGAACTGCACAG GAATTCCATTGTTTGAAACCCAACCAACTTATGTACCCCTTTATGAACTGATCACTCAATTTGAGCTGTCAAAGGACCCTGACCCTATACCTTTGAATCACAACATGCGATTTTATGCT GCTCTTCCAGGTCAGCAGCATTGCTATTTCCTTAACAAGGATGCTCCTCTTCCAGATGGTAGAAGTCTACAGGGAACCCTTGTTAGCAAAATCACCTTTCAGCACCCTGGCCGGGTTCCTCTTATCCTGAATCTGATCAGACACCAAGTGGCCTATAACACCCTAATTGGAAGCTGTGTCAAAAGGACTATTCTGAAAGAAG aCTCTCCTGGGCTCCTCCAATTTGAAGTGTGTCCCCTCTCAGAATCCCGTTTCAGCATATCTTTTCAGCACCCTGTGAATGACTCCCTGGTGTGTG tGGTAATGGATGTGCAGGACTCAACACATGTGAGCTGTAAACTCTACAAGGGGCTGTCAGATGCACTCATCTGCACAGATGACTTCATTGCCAAAGTTGTTCAAAG atgtatGTCCATCCCTGTGACGATGAGGGCTATTCGGAGGAAAGCTGAAACCATTCAGGCCGACACTCCAGCACTGTCCCTCATTGCAGAGACAGTTGAAGACATGGTGAAAAAGAACCTGCCCCCGGCTAGCAGCCCAGGGTATGGCATGACCACAGGCAACAACCCAATGAGTGGTACCACTACACCAACCAACACCTTTCCGGGGGGTCCCATTACCACCTTGTTTAATATGAGCATGAGCATCAAAGATCGGCATGAGTCGGTGGGCCATGGGGAGGACTTCAGCAAGGTATCTCAGAACCCAATTCTTACCAGTTTGTTGCAAATCACAGGGAACGGGGGGTCTACCATTGGCTCGAGTCCGACCCCTCCTCATCACACGCCGCCACCTGTCTCTTCGATGGCCGGCAACACCAAGAACCACCCGATGCTCATGAACCTTCTTAAAGATAATCCTGCCCAGGATTTCTCAACCCTTTATGGAAGCAGCCCTTTAGAAAGGCAGAACTCCTCTTCCGGCTCACCCCGGATGGAAATGTGCTCGGGAAGCAacaaggcaaagaaaaagaagtcatcAAGATTACCACCTGACAAACCCAAGCACCAGACTGAAGATGACTTTCAGAGGGAGCTATTTTCAATGGATGTTGACTCACAGAACCCTATCTTTGATGTCAACATGACAGCTGACACGCTGGATACGCCACACATCACTCCAGCTCCAAGCCAGTGTAGCACTCCCCCAACAACTTACCCACAACCAGTACCTCATCCCCAATCCAGTATTCAAAGGATGGTCCGACTGTCCAGTTCAGACAGCATTGGCCCGGATGTAACTGATATCCTTTCAGACATTGCAGAAGAAGCTTCTAAGCTTCCCAGCACTAGTGACGATTGTCCACCCATTGGCACCCCTGTTCGAGATTCTTCAAGCTCTGGGCATTCTCAGAGTGCCCTCTTTGACCCTGATGTCTTTCAAgccaataataatgaaaatccaTACACTGATCCAGCTGACCTTattgcagatgctgctggaagCCCCAGTAGTGACTCTCCTAccaatcatttttttcctgatggaGTAGATTTCAATCCTGATTTGTTGAACAGCCAGAGCCAAAGTGGTTTTGGAGAAGAATATTTTGATGAAAGCAGCCAAAGTGGAGATAATGATGATTTCAAAGGATTTACATCTCAGGCACTAAACACTTTGGGGGTGCCAATGCTTGGAGGTGATAATGGGGAGACTAAGTTTAAAGGCAATAGCCAAGCTGACACAGTTGATTTCAGTATAATAGCAGTGGCTGGTAAGGCTTTGGGTCCTACAGATCTTATGGAGCATCACAGTGGTAGCCAGAGTCCTTTATTGACCACTGGGGACTTAGGGAAAGAAAAGACTCAAAAGAGAGTAAAGGAAGGCAATGGCACCAGTAACAGTAGTCTATCAGGGCCAGGATTAGACAGCAAACCAGGGAAGCGCAGTCGAACCCCTTCTAATGATGGCAAAAGCAAAGATAAGCCTCCAAAACGGAAGAAGGCAGACACTGAGGGAAAGTCTCCATCTCACAGTTCTTCTAACCGACCTTTCACCCCACCTACTAGTACAGGTGGATCCAAATCTCCAGGCAGTTCAGGAAGATCTCAGACTCCCCCAGGTGTTGCCACACCACCCATTCCCAAAATCACTATTCAGATTCCTAAGGGAACCGTGATGGTGGGCAAGCCCTCCTCTCACAGTCAGTATACCAGCAGTGGTTCTGTGTCTTCCTCAGGAAGTAAAAGCCACCATAGCCATTCTTCCTCATCTTCTGCTTCCAACTCAGGCAAGATGAAAAGCAGTAAATCAGAAGGTTCATCAAGTTCCAAGTTAAGTAGCAGTATATATTCTAGCCAGGGGTCTTCGGGATCTAGCCAGTCCAAAAATTCATCCCAGTCTGGGGGGAAGCCTGGCTCCTCTCCTATTACCAAGCATGGACTGAGCAGTGGCTCCAGCAGCACCAAGATGAAACCTCAAGGGAAGCCATCATCACTTATGAATCCTTCTTTGAGTAAACCAAACATATCCCCTTCCCATTCAAGGCCACCTGGAGGCTCTGATAAGCTTGCCTCTCCAATGAAGCCTGTTCCTGGGACTCCCCCATCCTCTAAAGCCAAGTCTCCTATCAGTTCAGGTTCTGGTGGTTCTCACATGTCTGGAACTAGTTCAAGCACTGGCATGAAGTCATCTTCAGGGTTAGGATCTTCAGGCTCATTGTCTCAGAAAACTCCCCCATCATCTAACTCTTGTACAgcatcttcctcttccttttcctcaagTGGCTCTTCCATGTCATCCTCTCAGAACCAGCATGGGAGTTCCAAAGGGAAATCTCCCAGCAGAAATAAGAAGCCGTCCTTAACAGCTGTCATAGATAAACTGAAGCATGGGGTTGTCACCAGTGGCCCTGGGGGTGAAGACCCAATGGACGGCCAGGTGGGGGTGAGCACAAATTCTTCTAGCCATCCTGTCTCCTCCAAACATAACATGTCAGGAGGAGAGTTCCAGGGCAAGCGTGAGAAAAGTGATAAAGACAAATCAAAGGTTTCTACCCTGGGGGGCTCGGTGGATTCATCTAAGAAGACCTCAGAGTCCAAAAATGTGGGGAGCACGGGTGTGGCAAAAATTATCATCAGCAAGCATGATGGGGGATCCCCCAGCATTAAAGCCAAAGTGACTTTGCAGAAACCTGGGGAAAGTAGTGGAGAAGGGCTGAGGCCTCAGATGGCCTCTTCCAAAAACTATGGCTCTCCACTCATTAGTGGTTCCACTCCAAAGCATGAGCGTGGCTCTCCCAGTCATAGTAAGTCACCAG